The sequence AACGACGGCCGATATAAAGGGCAGTTTCAGGCGCCAGCAGAGGGGGAGCACTTTACCGTCGCCCAACTGCTCAGAGAGACCGCCCTGGATCAGGTGCTGTCTCTCAGCCACGAATCACTCTCCCCCACAGAGCGGGTGTGCCTCGAGGGAAAGCGCAAGGCAGTGCTGCTCAATCACCGCATGACCCTGCTGGTGTCCCGTGAAGGACAACATTGGGTCAATGCCCAGAAACGCCACCTGCACAGCTATTGAGGAATCCACACCATGGAGCTGGACACAAGCCGATTCAGGGCACAGCAGTGCCGCAGATTTCAGCCGGATGATGAGGATGAGCAGGTGGATGACCAGCTTCGCTCCTGCGTCAATTGCGCCTACCGGCGCTGGCTGGCTTCCGGCTACCTGTGCTGTCACCCGAAGATAACCTCGCCACCCCGAGTATCCGACTAAAACAGTAAGACATTATTCTCCTGAACTTTTTTGTGGTTTTTTCCTGTCGGGCCGAACCAAGCTCAACTACCTTTTAGGGGCACCTCCCGATAAGGACAAAAAGGAGAGTAATGATGAGCAGTTGGAACCGCTTGGGACTCGCCCTGCTGGTGGGTTCTTCTTTAATGCTGAGCGCCTGTGACGGCGACGATGGCGCAGACGGTGCCCCAGGGCCTGAGGGGCCTCCCGGACCTCCAGGGGATCCCGGGCTGCCCAGTGACGGTTTCACCCGAGGCGCCGAGCTGGCCTCGGACGTCACTTTGACCCTGGAGAGCATCACAGTCACCGGGGCCGATCCCTTTGCCCTGGCCTTCACCGCCTCCGGCAAAAACGAGCGGGGTGAATCCGTGCCCCTGGTCGGCCTGTCCCGTATCGCCCTCTATGTGATGAACCAGACCGCCAACAGCAGCGACAGTGGCGCTCCGGTGCAGTGGATCAGCCATACCCAGGCCAACGGTTTTGGCAGCTCCATGTTCTGCACCCCAACGGGCAGCACAACCTCCAGGGGCAGTGAGGTCAATGCCTGCACCCTGATGGAAGATCCGGACAATCCGGGCCGCTACACAGGCAGCTGGAGCCACGACGGCAGCGCACCTGTCATCCTGACGGATGGTGACGCCAACGCCCTGCACCGGGTGGTGATCCGCGCCTACGATCTGACCAACAGCGACGGCGAAGGGGTGGAGGACAAGGTAATGTCCCAGCCCAAGGACTTCATACCCGCCACCGGAGCGGACGCCGTTTCGGTCAAAGACAGTGTGGCCAACGCCGCCTGTATCCAGTGCCACGGTGCCCTGGACGGCTACCCGGAAGGGGACGACCGATTCGCCTCCATATCACGCCACGGCAACTACCAGAAGGTGGAGCAGTGCGTCGCCTGCCATACCCCGGCTCTGGGGGGCGCAGACTTCGCGCCGATGATTCACGGTATCCATGCGGCGGCCCTGGAGGGGTATGACACCCTTGGCTATCCGGCGGAACTGTTCCAATGCCAGCATTGCCACGGTGAGATGGACAGCTGGCAAGCCAATGTCTGGGGCCAGGCCTGTCAGGCCTGTCACACCAGCGAAGCCGCAGCCAACCACATCAGCACCGTCGGCACAGACCGGGGCTGTAACAGCTGTCACGGCATGGACGCGCCTCCCGCCGGACCTGGCCTGCCCGGGACGGTGGCAGACAACCACATGCCGATGCGCCGTGCCATGATGGCGGCCACTCCAGGGATGGCGTTTGAGTTCACCTCGGCGGCGGTCAGCGACAACGGCATCGACGATGGCCTGAGCACCCTGACGGTCACCGCCAACCTCAGCTTCAATGGCGCCCCGGCGGCAGACGACTTTGACTTCACCCCCTACATGACCAACACGGGCCGCGGCATTCTGCTGGGTAATGTGGCCAGCGACGGCGTGGTCACCCGCAGTACCACCCTGGATATCCACGGCGACAGAGTCAGCCTGACCGGAGGCGTATTGACGGTGGCCAGAGATCTGGCCGACGCCAGCCTCACCGGTACCATCTACCTGACCGCCGAAGTGCAGTTCTGCGGTGAGGCGGGCATGGCCATGCCCTGCGAGGCGGACGGCATCGGCTACGCCAACCTGGCGCCGGTGGCCTACTACAACCTGGATGGCGGCGATCCCACTCCGGCTCGCCACAGCCAGCCTGATCGGGTGACGGTCACCGAGGCCAGCTGTAACGCCTGCCACGACAACCTGACCCATGTAAAAGGCACCCATGGCGCCACCGAGTTCACCCAGTGCATGCATTGTCACAACAGCACCTGGGCAGGCTCCTTCCATCCCCAGGTGAACCTGATCAACGACGATGGCAGCTTCACGGCCATACCTGGCCTGACGTACGCCAACCGGGATCTGTTCACCGTGGTACACCGCTATCACAGCGGAGCCTGGGACAGCGAAGAAGCGGGCGGGGTGTACCTCAATGGTGACGGCGAACTTCAGGGCTACCCAGCCAGCATCGCCGACTGCGGCGCCTGCCACACCGAAGGCCAGTCTCTGTTTGCCGCCGACGGCGGCCTGACCTCCGGCAAGCGCGCCATCGCCATCGGCACCGATCAGTACATCACCCCGGTCGCCGAGAGTTGCCGCAGCTGTCATGCCCATTCCGACGCAGCGGCCCTGGCTCACTTCGAAAGCAATGGGGCCACCACCGCAACGGCTCCGGACAGCAGTGCTGACCTGCCGGTAGAGAGCTGTGCCACCTGTCACGCAGAGGGCAAGACCTTCGGCATCGACACGGTTCACGGTCACTGATCCAAGCCAAGCACCACAGGGCCCCGGTCGGGGCCCTGTTTCTTTGTCCCGTCGGCAGGGGTACACTGCCCTTCCAGCATCACGACAGAGTTCCCATGAGCAAGAAAGATCAACACACTCCCTCCCCCCAGGTGGTGGCAGAAGCGGAGAAGATCGCCCGGGCCACCCAGAAGCCGGGGCAGACCAAAGAGCAGACCCGACTCATCGCCAAGGGGATCGAGAAGGGGATCGCCGAATACAAGAAGCGCGAGAAGGCCAAAGCCCGTGAGCGGGATAAGCTGAAAAAGAAGCAGGTCCGGGCCAAGGCTGACGCCGAGCCTGAAGCGGTGGCTCAAGCCGAAACCAGTGACAGCAAATCACAGCCCCTGCCCTGGATTCTGCTGGGGATCAGCTGGGCCGGATTCCTCGCCTATCTGCTGACAAGCTGATTCTGTGACCTTGAAATATCGTTGAAAATACGAAATATGGTGACGCAGCAATCACCATATTTCGTCAATCCCCTTCGCAATTCAAACAATCCCCCAACTAAAGGGGTATTTTCTCTTTTGGCACGTCCCCTGCTCTCTATTTACCACAACAAAAAACACTCTATAGGTAAATATGATGATGCCCATGCGTTTGACCAAATCAGCTTTGGTGATCTCCGCTCTGTTCTCCTCTATGTTCGCGATGAATGCCGCGGCTGAAGATGGAATGAATATCGGCGGCTCCGTTCGCGTTAATTACGGCCTTCGTTTTTACGATGACCAGCAGAAAGACAAGGGCGGCGATTTTAATTTCGACGTTCTGACCCTGAAGTTTGACGGCACTCACGGAAAGTGGGGCCTCTCCAGCGAATATCGCTTCGCCTCCGGCAAACACTTCATCAAGTGGGGCTACGGCTACTACCAGATGAACGACGACCTGCAGATCCAGCTGGGTGTAAACAAAACCCCCTTTGGTAACCCCGGCTTCATCTCCAACAGCTGGTGGTTCGGCCTGCCCTACTACCTGGGCTTCGAGGATGACTTCGATGTGGGCGCCAAGGCGGTTCACCACAGTGGTGACCTGACCACAGAGTTTGGTTTCTACAAGAATGGCGAATACAACTCCGGTGACAACAAGGCCTACGCGCCCGACATCTACAATGGCGTGGTCAACGGCACCGAGTACAACAACCAGGAAACCAACCAGCTGAACCTGCGCCAGGTGTACAAGCACAGCAGCGGCGAGCTGACCGTCAAAGCCGGTTACTCCCTGGAGTACGGCCAGATCTACAACACCAAGACCGAGAAGAACGGCGACCGCTACGCCGTGGCCCTGCACATGGACGCCAGCTACCAGGGCTGGAACCTGCAGCTTCAGGCGATGCAGTACGAGTTCGATGCCGAGAACCCAGAAGGCATGGACAACAACAAGATCGGTCTGGGCGGCGCCGGCTGGCAGTATGAAGTGGCGTCCAAGGCGCAGATCTACTCCTTCAACATCGCCAAGACCATCCCCACCAGCTTCGGCAGCATCAAGTTCTACAACGACTTCGGCATGCTGACCCCGGATACCGATGACAGCAGCTTCGATGACAGCTTCCAGAACGTCACCGGTGCCGCCATTTCCGCCGGTCCTGTCTACATCATGGCTGACTTCATCCAGGGTAAGAACATGACCTTCTCCACCAAGATGGATGACCACGTAGGCCTGCCTCAGGCCGGCGATGGCTGGGACCAGCGTATCAACATCAACTTCGGTTACTACTTCTAACCCGTTCTCCCCTGTTCAATTTTCCTGACCCTTTTGCCACCGCTTCGCGCGGTGGCTTTTTTATGGGCGCGGCTCAAAAAAAAGCCGGGCTCACTGCCCGGCTTTTCCTGTCTCGACTGCCCTACATCAATCCCAGCTTCTTCATCCGGCTGCGCAGGGTATTGGGGTGGATCTCCAGCCGCTCGGCGGCGCCCCCCGGCCCGTGGATCTTACCGCCGGTCAGGCGCAGGGCGTGCTCGATGTACTTGGCGGTCATGGTGTCCAGGGGTACCAGATGATCCCCGGCGCGGCTGGGGTCAATCACCACGGTCTCGCCGCCGGACGCAATAGGCACCTGATCGTGCTTGCCCGGTGCCAGGAAGTCGAACAGCAGGGGGCCGCCCCTGGATTGGATCATCGCCCGCTCCACCGCATTCACCAGCTCTCGCACATTGCCCGGCCAGTCGTAGTTCTGCAGTCGGGACAATTGCTCCGGCGCTATGGTGGGGAGCCGCTCCAGTTTGAAGCGCACCCGGAACTGCTCCAGCAGATGATGCACCAGCAGGGGAACGTCTCCCCGGCGCTGACGCAAGGCGGGGATGGCGATGGGGAACACGTTGAGTCGGTACCAGAGATCTTCCCGGAACCCGCCGGCCCGGACCATCTGTTGCAGATCCCTGTGGGTGGCGGCCACCACCCGGATATCCAGCTCCACCGGCTCCACCCCGCCAACCCTTACTATGGTGCGGCTCTGCAGTACCCTGAGCAGTCGCACCTGGGCAGACAGGGGCAATTCACCCAGCTCATCCAGGAAGATGGTGCCGCCATTGGCCTGCTCGAAATAGCCCTGCTTGCGCTTCTCGGCGCCGGTAAAGGCCCCCTTCTCGTAGCCGAAGAGTTCGGAATCGATCAGGCTGTCCGGGATGGCACCGCAGTTGACCTTGACGAAGGGACGGCCGGCCCGGGCCGAGCGTACGTGGATGGCGTTGGCGATCACCTCTTTACCGCTGCCGGTCTCCCCCTGAATCAGCACCGTGCTGTCCAGGGGGGCAATGGCTTCCACCTGCTCCATCACCTGCTTAAGTCCGGCGTGGGCGCCAATCACCTCATCCCGGCTGTCCATGGTCCGACGCAGGCTGCGGTTCTCCGCTTCCAACTGCGCCTTCTCCGCCAGCAGGTTGCGCCCCTGCAGGTTGAAGGCGGTGACCATGGCGAAGGGCTGATGCAGTGACTGCAGCAGATCCCCGTGGCGGGGGCGGAAACTGTGCTCCTCTCTGGAATAGAGCCCCACCACCCCGAGGTGAAAGTCGTCGCAACGCATCCGCAGCAGCATCACGGATTTGGCGTCGGGGATCAGCTGAGACAACACATGATGGGTCACACTGTCCTGCTCTATGGCATTGAGGATGCGGATGGGTGGGCGCTCCCTGTCCGTCAGCCCCTCACACATCTCCGGCGTCAGGGCGATGCGCCGGTCCAGCAGCTGGCCACCGCCGGCATTGGCATGGGCCAACATCTGTATCTCCTGGCTTTCCGCCACAAAGATGTTGATGTAGATGCCGTCCACCGGAATGTGGTCCGCCAGATACTCCAGGCAGGATTGGAGGGAGCACTCCAGCTGAAGGCTGCCAGACAGCCGCTGGGTCACCTCATAGAAAAAGCGCAGTTCGGAAGACATGGAAACGCTCAGGCAGTTACGAAGTCTCGTAATGGTAGGTCACAGCTGCAGGGTAAACCGGGGGTCAGGTCATGTATTTATATTTAGCTATATGGGGAATTTTAAAAAATGAAGCCTTGCTATCATTTTTATAATCCCTTAATTAAGTTTCGGCTTAATTTCCATTTTGTGCGCCACTGTTTTTTGCGTTTATTATCCTATTAACTCTATTTGAAATACGCTTTAGATCACAGTTTTGTTTTTCTGAGCCCGAGGCCACAAAGTACGATTTTTTTTGATATTGTTCACATCATTAGGCCGAGGCATCTTATTCCTTTGGTGTGACGATGCCACACTCTCAGCCAGATAAAGCCCTTGGTTAGATTTCGTAGATAACCACGATATCCAGTAAACGGATGTACGAGATATCGTAGCTCGGGGCCGCCGATCATAGTTCTGCGGCCAAAACCTCCCTTTGGCACGGCTGGCACACTAGCTGCAACCTCAGGGCAAGAGACGAGGGAACCCCCCTGTCCATCGCAGACTAACAATAGATAAGCTGGAGATAGTGAAGTGAAAGCTGTAACGAGTAAAGTCGCACTTGCCCTTGCCCTTAGCCTGAGCGCCGGTAGCGCCCTGGCCAAGGATACCATCGCCCTGAACGGTTTCGACATGACCCTTGATCAGGCGTGGGCCATCGCCAAAGGCGACGCCAACGTGGACATCGCTAAGAAAGCCCACAAGCGTCTGGACAAAGCCTTCGACACTTTGATGACCGCCGCACGCCTGGGCAAGCCCGTTTACGGCCTGACCGTAGGTGTGGGCCTGAACAAGGACCACAAGCTGTTTGACGCCTCCGGCGAGATGACCGAAGAAGCCCTGAAAGCGTCCCGCGAATTCCAGTATAACGCCCTGCGTGCCCACTCCGCCGCTGTGGGTGAACCCATGCCAGCCGAACTGGTTCGCCTGGGCATGGTGGTCCGTCTGAACACCCTGCTGCACGGTCAGACCGGTGTACAGCCTGTGGTTGCCGATCTTTATGAAGCCTACCTGGATCATGACATCGTTCCCGTGGTTCCCTCCAAGGGCACCGTGGGCGAAGCGGACATCCTGATGGCCTCTCACGTAGGCCTGGCGATGCTGGGTGAGTGGGATGTGTACTACAAGGGCGAGCGCATGAGCTCCTCCAAGGCGATGAAGAAGGCAGGCATCAAGCCTCTGTCTCCCATCGGTAAGG is a genomic window of Ferrimonas sp. YFM containing:
- a CDS encoding OmcA/MtrC family decaheme c-type cytochrome, producing the protein MSSWNRLGLALLVGSSLMLSACDGDDGADGAPGPEGPPGPPGDPGLPSDGFTRGAELASDVTLTLESITVTGADPFALAFTASGKNERGESVPLVGLSRIALYVMNQTANSSDSGAPVQWISHTQANGFGSSMFCTPTGSTTSRGSEVNACTLMEDPDNPGRYTGSWSHDGSAPVILTDGDANALHRVVIRAYDLTNSDGEGVEDKVMSQPKDFIPATGADAVSVKDSVANAACIQCHGALDGYPEGDDRFASISRHGNYQKVEQCVACHTPALGGADFAPMIHGIHAAALEGYDTLGYPAELFQCQHCHGEMDSWQANVWGQACQACHTSEAAANHISTVGTDRGCNSCHGMDAPPAGPGLPGTVADNHMPMRRAMMAATPGMAFEFTSAAVSDNGIDDGLSTLTVTANLSFNGAPAADDFDFTPYMTNTGRGILLGNVASDGVVTRSTTLDIHGDRVSLTGGVLTVARDLADASLTGTIYLTAEVQFCGEAGMAMPCEADGIGYANLAPVAYYNLDGGDPTPARHSQPDRVTVTEASCNACHDNLTHVKGTHGATEFTQCMHCHNSTWAGSFHPQVNLINDDGSFTAIPGLTYANRDLFTVVHRYHSGAWDSEEAGGVYLNGDGELQGYPASIADCGACHTEGQSLFAADGGLTSGKRAIAIGTDQYITPVAESCRSCHAHSDAAALAHFESNGATTATAPDSSADLPVESCATCHAEGKTFGIDTVHGH
- a CDS encoding DUF2956 domain-containing protein, whose translation is MSKKDQHTPSPQVVAEAEKIARATQKPGQTKEQTRLIAKGIEKGIAEYKKREKAKARERDKLKKKQVRAKADAEPEAVAQAETSDSKSQPLPWILLGISWAGFLAYLLTS
- a CDS encoding sigma-54 dependent transcriptional regulator produces the protein MSSELRFFYEVTQRLSGSLQLECSLQSCLEYLADHIPVDGIYINIFVAESQEIQMLAHANAGGGQLLDRRIALTPEMCEGLTDRERPPIRILNAIEQDSVTHHVLSQLIPDAKSVMLLRMRCDDFHLGVVGLYSREEHSFRPRHGDLLQSLHQPFAMVTAFNLQGRNLLAEKAQLEAENRSLRRTMDSRDEVIGAHAGLKQVMEQVEAIAPLDSTVLIQGETGSGKEVIANAIHVRSARAGRPFVKVNCGAIPDSLIDSELFGYEKGAFTGAEKRKQGYFEQANGGTIFLDELGELPLSAQVRLLRVLQSRTIVRVGGVEPVELDIRVVAATHRDLQQMVRAGGFREDLWYRLNVFPIAIPALRQRRGDVPLLVHHLLEQFRVRFKLERLPTIAPEQLSRLQNYDWPGNVRELVNAVERAMIQSRGGPLLFDFLAPGKHDQVPIASGGETVVIDPSRAGDHLVPLDTMTAKYIEHALRLTGGKIHGPGGAAERLEIHPNTLRSRMKKLGLM